The following nucleotide sequence is from Solea senegalensis isolate Sse05_10M linkage group LG19, IFAPA_SoseM_1, whole genome shotgun sequence.
CTGTCCGAGATGATAAGACTCACCCTGCAGTCTGCTTTTGGCCGTGTCCAAAGGAAAAAAGACGGTCATGGCGGTCACACTCCCCTTAAggacaaagcaaaaatgtttgtgtttacatggacaaaaataatccaaactactgacttcaaaaaaataattccTGTCATGACTATCGTGACCAAAGATAATTCAGATTATTATGTGATAGTTGTTATAATACACTTTCAATtagtttttagattttataaCATAAACATGCTGCATTCGCTATGCGTACTTCATTTGGTCAGTATCTCTAAGCTTTCAGAAAATATGTGCACATTGGTTTGAAAAGGTTTGCAAAATCTCACAAAAAAGATGACTAACATTTGCCATGTTCCAAACCGTATTgctgttacaaaaacatgttggtcATGATGTGCGATACTAATTTTTggtgaatattttaaagtgaaaaccaAAAATCTTGTGGCAAAGACTTGtggcatttgaaaataaatcactaggactgtatgttgttgaggtacacatttacattacatatacatgttttaaagtcatTCACGTGAAATATTATTGCTAATGCCCTGTTTTACACTCATAAGAAAGGAAAAACTACAAAGATCTGGTTTCACTAGGTTTCATAATTGCTTAacctgtcaattattttctcgattaatcgagaaatcgcttggtccataaagaagtcagaaaatattgattgttgtttttcgaacctggaaatgattgaCTTGTTCTGACCAAaatccaaaatgattccgttttagtgatttatgtgttgtatggagcaaagaaaacagaaaatattcaccctaagaagctgaaaatctgaaaaaatgtttcaataatgaaaaaaccctcaaaccggTTATTATCAGAACAGTTGACGATGCAtttggtaatcgattaattgtacTCAGGAGCAACTGTCATTATTTACGTATACAACGACATTCTTCACGAGAATTATTAGTATCGACGgatctacaaaataaaagggtTCTATCGTGATGATGTTATGACACAGCCTTTATCTGCGCTCACCGCTGCACCTGCCATGGCATGAACCAGCGTTTCATAAGAGAGGAGACCGTCAGTTGAACCGCCGCTCCCCGAcatctctgctctgtctgcCGGGCACAGCCTCACACCAATGTCCCGGAAAGTGAGAGCGCTTCCACCCGAGGAAGGTagtggaagaagaaaagcagGTTGTGGAAACAGTCAAACCAACGGCTGAGTCAAAGTCAACAGCGACATATCCATGTTTATACAAGTtttgagaaagagagacaagatGCGACTAATGACAGAGAAACTGAAGAGTAACTTGATCCCACTCGTTAGTGGGTCAGAGGTTGATGTTAACTTGTTTTGGAAACCCACCCAAACCGGAttgctgccacctactggactggaGGCCAAAGTAGTTACTtttccacatacagtacagcacaATTTCTTTCACAAGGGCTTCTTCTCTGAAAAGTCACACATTAAATTACTATAATTTGAcctcttaataaataaataataatgtgttttgctatgttttttttggttaaagaaagaaagataattACCAATGATGtcaatttagggcagctgtggcataaaccttacattgggtggtggtctagtaaatttgttttatatagTTTTGATTTTGTATGGCTGCTACCTTGGCCAGGccacttttaaaatacatttctaatCTCAATTGGAACTTCGCAGTTAAATAaaggcaaacacattttttcccccttttttcatCAAAATCAAGCTACTGGTTCCCAAAGTCATTggtctgtgttttttaaatgccttttaaatgtgtgtttgaaggcCTTATaattttaaaaccatttttaaGTGCCTTATCTATGATCTTTTTAAGTTTTGTATTGCTTAATTTAAAGATCTAATTACAATTTCAGAGTTACCACAATGCAAAAAATACTCCATAATGAGTCCCTGATTAAAAATTGTACTTATAATTGTACAAAAATGTACAAGAGATGTCAGTGAATTATTCTAAATACTCATATATAATGTTAACATACCATATAAGCAAATTTTAATTGTATTACATGATTTAGATTTTACTTTTTGGGCAATTTAAATCATCATAATATTAATTTTTATGCTGTTTCTTATACATGTGTTTGTTACAAGTAGTGTTTATAGCtgtaaaaaagtaaaggatgCATATGTTCCTTCATAATTTGTTCATGAGTAAATGTGGTTTTGTgaatgtcactttttattattagaGGCTCTGACAGTAAGTGATGACGCAGTGACGGTGTTTTAAAGGAAATGCTGTGGCTGACAGCTTTGCGCTGgactttgcttttgttttatggCTCTGAGCTGCTGATATGTTGACGCCCAGTGAGCACTTTGTTTGCTCGGGTCTGCTGTTGTGTCAGTCTGTGCGTCTGCCCGAAGAAGGCTCTTGTTCGAGATGTCTCGGTACCACAAAGCGGCAGTCGATGGCTACTTGGACCTGCTGAAGGAGGCCACAAGGAGGGACCTGAACATTGCGGATGAAGATGGCATGACTCCCACTTTGCTTGCTGCTTTCCATGGACATGTTGATGCTCTCCAGCTCATTTGCAGCAGAGGGTAAGAGATACATTCCTCTCTATCCCCTCCCCAGGCGTTTATAACAAGTTTATTGTTAATGTGCTGTATTTCATTGAACTGCTTCTCAAAGTATGTTAGATAATGTGACACTCAGGCATACACATGTTGACATTGTGATCCAATTTTCTGATCTAATATTTCAGGTAAATTCTCTAAATCATATTTCTATTGAGGCCACAGTGAATTTTATGTAATGGCCGGGAAACaatgttttgtatgtttttttttccttatatgTTTTGAAAGAAAGCAGATATTTATGTACACCCTAATGAGATGGAACTTTATTTACCCTTCTAAACTAGCGTCTTCCATGAGCCAAATGTTTAATCAACCATCTCATGAAACAAAAAGGCCCTTTATCTctacccccaccccccaacctCAGTCAACAAAAGACTAAAATACAGCATGAGATTGTCTGGGGAAAATACAGTATGAGTGAGGCCTAACATTATAAGTGAGGCATTTCCACTTACATTACCTTTGGGATTTATGGCAAGGTTTTTACAGCAATCAAGACGTTTATAGCTGTGACAATGAGACTCAGCGGAGGAGGACTTTAAATCTTAATAGTTTACTAATTAGCGTCAAACAGTTTcagtattattttgtattttgtccaaaattaaaTAATGGTTTGACACTTTTCATTGATTTTCCAAGAGCCGTGGAGAGGATTGATATCAtaggaaaaataaacagcaaaataAGCACATACGTATCACTTAATgcagggatcagcaagtaaatgtggccGAGGGCCaatttttttgaatttgaagcaattgaatattgggccaaaacattgtatcttcatcaggcaaagtGCCTGAAAACGACCTTACAATGTTGCCATTCATCACCAGcttgttacaaaaacaaatgtgtgagaTATGTGAGATATGTACTCAtactgttaatatttactgtgcatgatttcaattttaagaattactttaattatattttaagaaCTATTTCTTATTTAAGCCTAACATATCATAATAGGCATTTTACAGttactccccaaacctggctgtccaTTTGGATGTACTTATCACCCCCGGACCTTgaatatgtgtctttttttatggaAATTATCTATAAATAAAGAGTTTTAAAGTAAACTGTAAATTCAAGCAACATGACTTAACAAATCACTTAAGAACTTAACAGATGActtaacaaatctgatcttaaattatttgcttatcttcacaaaaaattaaaatgtcatatcaagttcagagcttttatacTGAAAAAGATCGACTGCATGTGCTTTTATACTGattcaaatagattctgttgctcgaattgacagttaacttaaaccaaatgtttggtttgaaaaataaaaataaaaacactgttgttgtcttgaacagccaggtttggggagtaCATGTCCGTAGAGAGTACGAGTACATATCTCAAGCTGGTGATTAATGACAAATGACATCTCTCACAAACCTGTTTAATTGACTAAATGTGACAGAAAGTATTTAAACAATGATAAAGTTGCATTCTGTTACTTTCAATGAATCTTTTTGCTTCTGCTTAACAGAGGAGACCCCAACAAGAGCGACATCTGGGGAAACACGCCATTGCACCATGCTGCAGCGAACGGCCACATGCACATCCTGAGTTTTCTGGTCAACTTTGGTGCCAACGTTTTTTCCCTGGACAATGAATTCCACACAGCAATGGACGTGGCTGCCTCTCGTGACCGCATGGACTGCGTGCGCTTCTTAGACGCTGCCGCGTCGCAGCAGACCAACCAGAATCCCAAGAAGGTCGCCACTCTGAAGAAGGAGGCTGTCAAGGAAGCAGAGAAACAAGTTAAACTCTGTgagaaggtgaagaagaaaCACCAGAGCAAGATGGAGAAAATGCACCATGGAGCAAGCAACACTGGGACTGTGTCAGAGGCCAGCATGGCGTCATCCTTCTCAAACGGTGGTACCATGTCTGGCATCAGTGAACAGTTCTCCGAGCTTAAGGTTAAATCTGGCTCAGTTAAAAGCGGGGTGATAGGCACCCTCCAAAAGAAGCTTGGAAGGAAAGACAAAGGCACACTGCAGAGACCAGAAGGGAATGGGaatgttatttttctcaagCCGGAGAACAGAACATTGGAGAAGCCAGAGTTTCTGGGTGTCTTCAGTGAgcatgatgaaaacatgtttgatgaGGAAGGAATGGGGGAATGTGACGATGGTGAAGAATCAGGTGAAGCCAAACAGTCTATCTTCAACCGTCCTGGTCTTGGAGGTCTGATTTTCATGAAGAAGATGGAGTTGGAGTCAGATGATGTGCCCAGGGGGAACGATGAGAACCTTGGCTACCTCGTTCAGAACACGTTGTTTGAGGCAGAGGAGGTTGCTGATGGCTACGAGGAGAATGGTGACACTAATCTGCCTTGGGATCAGGAAGATCTGGGTctggatgatgatgaaaacGATGAAACTTCTCCTCTGGATGTTTTCTTGTCTGCTGTTTCCTGCCCAGAGTTTGCCCTCGCATTTCACAGAGAGCACCTAGACCTGGAGGCGCTCATGCTTTGCTCTGATGAAGACCTGAAAAGCATTCGCATCCAGCTTGGCCCCAGGAAAAAGATCCTGGAAGCTGCTGCTCGCAGAAAGAACACGCTGGAAGCTCCTGGACTCATGAAGGACAGCTGCTTGTGATCCAAAAAAGCATGAACAGAGATTTATATTCCTACAATTAACTTAACATTTTCATCTGTATGTTTTGTAAAGAGagatttttgattttctgtATAAAATCATTCAGCAAATCATTGCACCAAAAGCATATAAAGTTGTTAATAGAGGATTGTGCACTGCTTTGTTTGTAATGTCCATGGCCTATGCAATATGAGAGTCAGTGATAGGCCACTGTCTGTATATCTGGTTGAAAAAATATGGAATAAAAAGTatctaaaataaaagaatctTACGCTTGGCAGGCTGCTTGATTTTAAATCAGCAATATCACTAAAGTGTCCATTATCGAGATAACAgagttttatcatttattattagtgcaaaataaatccatttGTTTCCCACAAAGTAGTTGAGATTTAGATAAAATGATCAGAAGAactcaaaacatgaaatttgCCATGTTTACATGAACTAACGGGTGAATTAAGTGGAGAATTTACCATGTCTGCTTGTTGTGTTCATATATTTGCCTGATCAACTTGGAAAGGTGAAATCTGGCTGCATTTTGCGACCCAAGGCAAAGCAGGAAGTGTGAGGGGTGAATTATCTCATGCCAAGCTTCAGGTTGCCAGGTCCGCAGTTTTGCGTCGGTTCTACTTTTGACATAATTGCATGTTGCTTTTCTATTGTTTGCAATTTGAGTAAACGTGTTTTGCATACATGACAATAACCAAGACAGTGATgtaaacaataatataaaaagcATTGAATCCAGCCCTCTataacagtgtttcccaaccctggtcctcagggaacactgccctgcatgttttagatgttgccctgctgctccaacacacctgattcagatgatatcaacaagctctgcagaagcatGGTAACACGCTTTTCTTCTGATTCAGGTGTGATGGAGCGGGGCACACTGATCTATACTGTATGCTGTCCATTATAGattatttacactttactgAAACACTTTTGTCCAGAAAAGGcaaaatggaggcagatgatccactatCGCAACTCctaaagcagaggtctcaaacttgcattatttgtgtgtttttgttatttatagaatAATATTGCCtcacaaatatatatttttatgattAACTCTGTATTCTTCCATATCAAACAAACCCTTTGTTcacacttattttgaaattatgtgaaatatcgCCATGCCAGGATCATTACTACAATGGAATACCTTGATGTAATTTTAAGCTTCTAAGCTTTTAATCTCCTTCCCCTAaacaaaattacttttttactttcattCAATTTGAGACCCCTGTCCTAAAGGAATaagccagaagaagaagaaatgcatATGCTTAGATTGTGCAACAGTGAGTCAGTCACCACATTCACCaagctgtattttatttatgattaaaCACCAGATTAAAGACCAGTTCATGTTAAACTGTTTTCAATAAAGTCTTGGACATTAATAAAGGCCCACTGAGTACGAATTTGTGAAATTTCAGACTGTAGCAGAGGGACAACTCACCCCTCTTTCCCAATTCCGTCAGGGAAGTATGGTGAACATTGTATTCCACTTCAaaatcttaaaatgtgtttaggctggtttgtccatttgggcttcGGTAGAAACATGATCGAGCAAGAATGTGGCTTTTGTATAGCTAAAAAGAATACACATCAAAGGATAATTCTAAGGCTACATAAACcatttgatttttaattcaGCGTGATCATACctttaataaaatattgttgtgtgcagtacattttatttctgttaataAACTATGTTAAATGTGACACTAAGGCGCTTGtattgagctgttttttttgccgTTAGGTggcaaacctggcaaccctgttGTGCTGCGACGGAAGGCggggcttcctgtagctgctttTAATCGTAGGAGAGTGTGTTCGCTGTGTGGAAGTCACGATCATGTCAAACAGGTAAACGGGTAGTGTGTGTGTCCGTGATGAAGCTACTGAGTGTTTCAGgccactgtgtttgttcttctgaAACAGCTCACGTGTCTGACTCGGTGTAGAACGGTTCGTTTGAGCCACTTAATCTGTACTAAGCCTCATTAGTGTGCTCAGAGACTAtctctgactgtctctctctgtgcgtttgcctctttgtctgtttttagaCTTTTGTAATTGTCATTTCTAACTACTAAGTTTGAGTTCAGAAGAGATAGTTTGCCGAAAGTGAAATGTCAGGTTACCTAAGTACTTTGACTTGAAAAACGGGCGCCAAAGTGTATCAACTGCCTCTATTTTGACTCACAGGTTCATATGACGAGAGAGACATGGCTGAAATTATTGCCGTTAACGCCGGTTTACCGTCCCTCTCCGATATTAACGTCACATTTCGGGTTCAAGAGGACGCTGGCGCCGCTGCCACCGCCCCTCCAGCCTCCCTGAGCAGCGAGGACTACCTGTTTGTGGAGGCCAGACACCCCAACACTGTCCTGCAGGGCCTCAACAGCCTGCGGCTCAACAACGCCTTCTGTGACGTGACGCTGTGCTGTGGAGGACACGAGTTCCCGTGTCACCGCATCGTGTTGGCCTCTTTCAGCTCTTACTTTCAGGTAAACGTAGTTTTACGTTCCTCACTATTAGCGCCACCGACTGGCTAGTGAGGGGACGATACTTGGCAGGAGCCGATGCGATATTCAGTATCGATATCGGTTCTATACTGGTAAAACTCAGCTACCATCCAAAAACCCCAGAAGGACCTAATCTGTGTCATTCGCCCGTTTCTGCATTGGTCAAcgcaaactcaaatgaccctgAGGCCACTGAATatagggggtggagtggctcagtggttaagaccctacttTGTGtacgaaagacatcatggtcgcaagttcgattccacccctggctaattgtacttgattccattgtaagtcgctttcgATAAAAGCGtcagctaaatgacatgtaatataatgtaatgaaTATCCAGTCTGGTCAGGAGGTCAGTAATAAACAGTCTAACAtttagttaaaataaaaaatgtaaatgaaatcaCGACATTCCATCGTGATATTGCAATAATGATATGTGCTGCAATATTTCCCAGAATTTCAATATAAAAGTGAATCAGTAAAGttaaatacacatacagaaaTGGTTCATTTTAACTTGGCAGGCCACTTGAAATCATATGGGAGGCTTCAAGTTTGAGAACTCTGCCCTATGCGGACCAATATGgtggttttaacatttaatcggTAGGCAGGATATTCACTCAACATCATTCTTACTAGTCAAACTACAGTTACAGATGTCcgtaattcagtttttactagaACAACGTCCCTTCTGCCATTCCAGTGTATGGGGTTTGTTATTTTGGATATCTACAATTCAGTTATCCATATCTGGATTGTAGATATCTCTAATTTCAGTTGCAGATATCTACACTGTCATTATGTCT
It contains:
- the anks4b gene encoding ankyrin repeat and SAM domain-containing protein 4B, whose amino-acid sequence is MSRYHKAAVDGYLDLLKEATRRDLNIADEDGMTPTLLAAFHGHVDALQLICSRGGDPNKSDIWGNTPLHHAAANGHMHILSFLVNFGANVFSLDNEFHTAMDVAASRDRMDCVRFLDAAASQQTNQNPKKVATLKKEAVKEAEKQVKLCEKVKKKHQSKMEKMHHGASNTGTVSEASMASSFSNGGTMSGISEQFSELKVKSGSVKSGVIGTLQKKLGRKDKGTLQRPEGNGNVIFLKPENRTLEKPEFLGVFSEHDENMFDEEGMGECDDGEESGEAKQSIFNRPGLGGLIFMKKMELESDDVPRGNDENLGYLVQNTLFEAEEVADGYEENGDTNLPWDQEDLGLDDDENDETSPLDVFLSAVSCPEFALAFHREHLDLEALMLCSDEDLKSIRIQLGPRKKILEAAARRKNTLEAPGLMKDSCL